A region of uncultured Carboxylicivirga sp. DNA encodes the following proteins:
- a CDS encoding iron ABC transporter permease: MITSAKYKWIVALTLVVLVLLSFIALTLGPSNVSLSQLWMSFFNPNEADAGIGQIVLQIRLPRIAMALLAGMALSASGGAFQSVFRNPMSDPYVLGISSGASVGAAIAIVLGLQAGIFSIPFFAFLGSASALAIVYWFAFNLKQSEQNTLLLAGIAMSLMLGAVVSLLLVINREQMESIYFWMLGGFNAISWKQIYIVCPVVLFSLVMLFRYCKDLNLLAMGNETAHSLGINVKQKVAIILLISALSVSIVVSYSGVIGFVGLIVPHMVRFLIGADNRRLLPLSALWGGVFLIIADTLARTLVQPGELPVGSITALFGAPYFFFILIKKSRRHV, encoded by the coding sequence ATGATTACATCTGCCAAATATAAATGGATAGTAGCACTAACACTGGTAGTGTTAGTGCTACTTTCTTTTATAGCATTAACACTGGGGCCATCTAATGTCTCTTTATCGCAGCTTTGGATGAGCTTTTTCAACCCTAACGAGGCTGATGCCGGAATTGGGCAGATTGTACTTCAAATAAGATTGCCACGTATTGCAATGGCATTACTTGCCGGAATGGCGTTATCAGCGTCAGGTGGTGCTTTTCAATCGGTATTTCGCAACCCCATGTCCGATCCTTATGTTCTGGGCATCTCATCCGGTGCATCAGTTGGAGCAGCCATTGCCATTGTTCTGGGACTTCAGGCAGGCATATTCAGCATTCCTTTCTTTGCATTTCTGGGTTCAGCATCTGCACTGGCCATTGTCTACTGGTTTGCCTTTAACCTCAAACAGTCGGAACAAAACACCTTGTTACTGGCCGGTATTGCCATGAGTTTAATGCTGGGTGCCGTTGTTTCGTTGTTACTGGTGATTAATCGCGAACAAATGGAAAGCATCTATTTTTGGATGCTGGGCGGATTTAATGCCATCAGCTGGAAACAGATTTACATTGTTTGTCCGGTGGTACTTTTTTCACTGGTAATGCTTTTCAGATACTGTAAAGATCTGAATTTACTGGCCATGGGAAACGAAACAGCCCATTCATTAGGAATCAATGTAAAACAAAAAGTGGCCATCATCCTGCTTATTTCTGCTTTATCAGTTTCCATAGTGGTGTCGTACAGTGGCGTAATCGGTTTTGTAGGATTGATTGTACCGCATATGGTGCGCTTCTTAATTGGTGCCGACAACCGTCGTTTATTACCTTTATCAGCCTTATGGGGTGGTGTTTTTCTGATTATAGCCGATACATTGGCCCGCACACTGGTTCAACCGGGCGAATTACCTGTTGGCAGCATAACCGCTTTGTTCGGAGCTCCTTATTTCTTCTTTATTCTAATCAAAAAAAGCCGTCGCCATGTCTAA
- a CDS encoding YdeI/OmpD-associated family protein has protein sequence MTKKEIETFTPKSRAEWRQWLDKNHAAKQAIWLIYYKSSAKASSISWSEAVDEALCFGWIDSTRKTIDDDRFMQYFSKRKPNSSWSLINKKKVANLIENKQMTKAGYDSIETAKRNGSWTKMDEIEALVIPADLTEELKKYENATEYFDTLSKSNKKILLYWIGSAKRPETRLKRISEICQSASQKQKPKQFR, from the coding sequence ATGACTAAAAAAGAAATAGAAACATTTACCCCTAAAAGCAGAGCAGAATGGCGCCAATGGCTTGATAAGAATCACGCCGCAAAACAGGCCATCTGGCTAATTTATTATAAGTCATCAGCAAAGGCGTCTTCGATTAGCTGGAGTGAAGCAGTTGATGAAGCACTCTGCTTTGGATGGATCGACAGTACACGAAAAACAATTGACGACGATCGGTTTATGCAATATTTCAGTAAACGAAAGCCCAATAGTTCCTGGTCACTTATAAACAAAAAGAAAGTTGCTAACCTCATTGAAAACAAACAAATGACCAAGGCAGGCTATGATAGTATAGAAACTGCCAAGCGAAACGGGTCGTGGACAAAAATGGATGAAATAGAAGCACTTGTTATTCCAGCTGATTTGACTGAAGAATTGAAAAAATATGAAAATGCGACGGAATACTTTGATACGTTAAGCAAGTCGAATAAAAAAATATTGTTGTACTGGATTGGTTCGGCCAAGAGACCTGAAACCAGACTTAAGCGAATTAGTGAAATTTGTCAGTCGGCAAGTCAAAAACAGAAGCCAAAACAGTTTCGATAA
- a CDS encoding ABC transporter substrate-binding protein — translation MKIKNITIVLIAILIASCHSNNCSNEKSVQFTDSNGKELKLDKVPQRIISCAPAITEVMFALHEEKKLVGRTSYCYYPPEVESIPAIGGLIDPSLEVMIKLKPDLVMASTHFKKETANRIEQLGMPFAWLLSQESVSGAGDLIMNVGTLIGEKEKADSLWKAIQADMKHTVELIPADQPKPQVYYVVGFGKGGDFTAGGDTFISEMINLAGGINIAQDVNGWNYNLETLMQKDPDIILIEPGMLEAFCQHEHYKELKAVKNNRVYAVDQHMVQLNGPRVNQSLRVFAEIFYPQVQF, via the coding sequence ATGAAGATTAAAAACATCACCATAGTATTGATTGCTATTCTGATAGCATCGTGCCATTCAAACAATTGCAGCAACGAAAAATCGGTTCAGTTTACCGACAGCAATGGCAAAGAATTAAAACTGGATAAAGTGCCTCAACGTATTATCTCCTGTGCACCAGCCATTACCGAGGTAATGTTTGCCTTGCACGAAGAGAAAAAACTGGTGGGTCGTACCTCTTACTGCTATTATCCTCCCGAAGTAGAATCCATTCCGGCAATTGGCGGATTAATTGATCCTTCACTGGAGGTAATGATCAAGCTTAAACCCGATCTGGTGATGGCATCCACTCATTTCAAAAAAGAAACTGCCAACCGTATCGAACAGTTGGGTATGCCCTTTGCCTGGTTGCTGAGTCAGGAATCAGTTAGCGGAGCCGGCGATCTGATTATGAATGTTGGCACCCTGATTGGCGAAAAAGAAAAAGCTGATTCGTTATGGAAAGCCATCCAGGCCGATATGAAACACACCGTTGAATTGATACCTGCCGACCAGCCCAAACCTCAGGTTTATTATGTGGTGGGATTTGGTAAAGGCGGAGATTTTACTGCCGGAGGTGATACCTTTATCTCCGAAATGATCAATTTAGCCGGAGGTATTAATATCGCTCAGGATGTTAATGGCTGGAACTATAACCTGGAAACGCTGATGCAGAAAGACCCTGACATTATTTTGATTGAGCCGGGCATGCTGGAGGCTTTTTGCCAACACGAACATTACAAAGAACTCAAAGCCGTTAAAAACAATCGTGTTTATGCAGTTGATCAACATATGGTGCAGCTAAACGGACCACGGGTCAATCAATCGCTTAGGGTATTTGCAGAAATATTTTATCCGCAGGTGCAATTCTGA
- a CDS encoding ABC transporter ATP-binding protein, with the protein MSKVKKELQKRSIVLAFEDLCYKVGNEKILDTVSHELYKGCFYSIAGCNGSGKTTLLQSLLQIKKPSSGKIFLPEEIENKAHYFSYVPQNTLLEFDFTVEEVVMMGRYPYYSGITGPSREDKQKVKEALQLTDIENLRHRSVITLSGGERQRAIIARALAQDTPIMFLDEPVSQLDVYHQIEVLKLLREIADTQNKTVVTVLHDLNQVSEFTDHVMVMDKGKIVANGTPTEVLSPALLKEVFRVNAEWVCSEDMKPHLIFHYQSKKKTD; encoded by the coding sequence ATGTCTAAAGTAAAGAAGGAATTACAAAAACGTTCCATCGTGCTTGCTTTCGAAGATCTCTGCTACAAAGTGGGTAATGAAAAAATTTTGGATACCGTATCGCACGAGCTTTATAAAGGTTGTTTTTACAGCATAGCCGGATGCAACGGATCGGGCAAAACCACCTTATTACAATCGCTGCTGCAAATCAAAAAACCTTCATCAGGTAAGATATTTTTACCGGAAGAAATTGAAAACAAAGCACATTATTTCAGTTATGTTCCGCAAAACACCTTGCTTGAATTTGACTTTACGGTTGAAGAAGTAGTGATGATGGGTCGTTACCCGTATTATTCGGGTATTACCGGACCAAGTAGGGAAGACAAACAAAAAGTAAAGGAAGCACTTCAGCTTACTGATATCGAAAACCTGCGTCATCGATCGGTAATAACCCTTAGTGGTGGCGAACGTCAGCGGGCCATCATTGCGCGCGCACTGGCACAGGATACTCCTATTATGTTTCTGGATGAGCCGGTATCACAGCTCGATGTTTATCATCAGATTGAGGTATTGAAACTTTTGCGTGAGATTGCCGATACTCAAAACAAAACGGTTGTTACCGTATTGCACGACCTGAATCAGGTGAGTGAATTCACCGACCATGTGATGGTAATGGATAAAGGCAAAATTGTGGCCAATGGCACTCCAACTGAAGTTTTATCGCCGGCACTTTTAAAAGAAGTATTCAGGGTGAATGCCGAATGGGTTTGCTCAGAAGATATGAAACCACACCTGATCTTTCATTACCAAAGCAAGAAGAAGACTGATTGA
- a CDS encoding ketoacyl-ACP synthase III, producing the protein MKIQTEIIGTGIYAPGKAITNSELIELSGVEFDVEKFESKLGIKSRHIAKYRGLNETTADFATRAAEAAIANAGLEPEEMDMIIVATDTPEYISPATSVVVQGRLQKGQQYCYTYDVSAGCASFGLAYDNAVRIMATDQTIRYALVVGVYNMPSFIHDDSKYTLPVFSDGAGAVVIKNQGNGLHLASQMLTDGTQYDFIGIYKGGARHQPTIKDIEAKTYGLESLKPLPGDRNVDLWPDLTEKLLDKAGMSVDEVDHFFFTQINADVIKRVMGILNQPLEKTTMIMDRYAYTGSGCIPMAMHRAIQESRIKKGDKVLMMASGAGLAVSSNLLVY; encoded by the coding sequence ATGAAAATACAAACAGAAATTATTGGTACAGGTATTTATGCGCCCGGAAAGGCAATTACTAACAGTGAACTCATTGAGTTAAGCGGGGTGGAGTTTGATGTGGAGAAGTTTGAGAGTAAGTTAGGCATTAAGAGCAGACATATTGCAAAGTATCGGGGATTAAATGAAACAACTGCCGACTTCGCCACAAGAGCTGCTGAGGCTGCAATAGCAAATGCAGGACTGGAGCCTGAGGAAATGGATATGATTATAGTTGCAACTGATACTCCTGAATATATCTCTCCTGCAACTTCAGTTGTTGTGCAGGGACGATTGCAAAAAGGTCAGCAGTATTGCTATACATATGATGTTTCAGCAGGATGTGCCAGCTTTGGATTGGCCTATGACAATGCAGTACGAATTATGGCAACAGATCAAACTATTCGTTATGCTTTAGTGGTAGGAGTTTACAACATGCCATCTTTTATTCATGATGACAGTAAGTATACATTACCCGTTTTTTCTGATGGTGCAGGCGCTGTTGTAATCAAAAATCAGGGAAATGGATTGCATCTCGCAAGTCAGATGTTAACAGACGGTACGCAATATGATTTTATAGGTATTTATAAGGGTGGTGCCCGTCATCAGCCAACTATAAAAGATATTGAAGCAAAAACTTATGGACTTGAGAGTCTGAAGCCATTGCCCGGAGACCGTAATGTTGATCTTTGGCCTGATCTGACAGAAAAGCTACTTGATAAAGCCGGAATGAGCGTTGATGAAGTGGATCATTTCTTTTTTACACAGATCAATGCCGATGTTATCAAAAGGGTAATGGGCATTTTAAATCAACCTTTGGAAAAAACTACCATGATTATGGATCGATATGCGTATACGGGTTCTGGTTGTATACCAATGGCCATGCATCGTGCCATACAGGAAAGTAGAATAAAAAAAGGTGACAAAGTATTGATGATGGCTTCCGGAGCCGGTCTGGCAGTTAGTAGTAACTTATTGGTGTATTAG
- a CDS encoding cob(I)yrinic acid a,c-diamide adenosyltransferase encodes MTKGLTIVITGNGKGKTTSALGMLMRTLGHDKKACVIQFMKSPESGYGEINMMNRLGVENYQAGAGCTWTVSKEDTVETVQSAWELAKHKVMADGYDFILLDEINIALSLPEKFEETLITADELIELIRQMRSRFPERHLVLTGRYALPEIIAEADLVSEINNVKHPYKNGVMAQECIEF; translated from the coding sequence ATGACCAAAGGATTAACCATAGTAATAACCGGAAACGGAAAAGGCAAAACGACTTCTGCCCTGGGTATGCTTATGCGCACGTTAGGACATGATAAAAAAGCCTGTGTCATTCAATTTATGAAATCACCTGAATCGGGTTATGGCGAAATAAACATGATGAACCGTTTAGGAGTTGAGAACTACCAGGCTGGTGCCGGTTGCACCTGGACGGTTTCAAAAGAAGATACTGTTGAAACGGTTCAGTCGGCATGGGAGCTGGCTAAACACAAAGTAATGGCTGATGGTTATGATTTTATATTGTTAGACGAAATAAATATTGCCCTGTCGTTACCTGAGAAATTTGAAGAGACACTGATCACTGCCGATGAATTGATTGAGCTGATAAGACAGATGAGAAGTCGTTTTCCTGAACGTCACCTGGTATTGACAGGCAGATATGCTTTACCTGAAATCATTGCAGAAGCAGATCTGGTTTCAGAAATAAACAATGTTAAACACCCATACAAAAACGGGGTTATGGCCCAGGAATGTATCGAATTTTAA
- a CDS encoding TonB-dependent receptor — protein MNYLKRLLIGGFLSGMAFLKPVAQSTDTLIVITEVNITENRLSNFNAGSTVYQPNQQLLMQKSTLGMDEVLQFLSPMNIDAYGTGSSSINARGAGSNRTPILWNGFNLQSIANGGTDISTLPLLFSDDIKMEMGGNSALFGSGAVGGVIYLNNKARYNEAKKSFMTINAGSFGRFNGASGIQYGNKNYSGVLRTYYQQADNDFPFTGDYTSSGVTTTVDKDLPNANMHQFGVMSNNHFRFRNGQNISVHLWYQDVDKQIAPTVRDMGRGRTSDAEQRDQAIRGAAEWKAPIKNGVVTIRTGLFSTETNYQKPSTSDTTKTTGLSSINEAELDLNFTPWLKWNLGLNYTYEKAESSSYEDEKGRNRFATFTSFGIKNKKSGTFVTLNGRGEKAGDSDFTITGNIGLTQKIVGGLSAKAKAGSSYRIPTFNDLYWSGGTQVGNPNLETETGFNFEAGLHYEQTVASTEFQVQATWFKNSLEKWISWGQLEDGTWTVFNQDKAEIQGLEIHAGINTKINKASIGCNINYTNQDAVDPDTENLLPYVPKSKTAAAVFGEYRGLRLIYAHSFVDERYTSASNSTLMPKYNIGNLSFEKRFDGQVETALTFKINNIWDTNYQTRQYYPMPGRYFLLGIQLSLN, from the coding sequence ATGAATTATTTAAAACGTCTCCTTATTGGTGGCTTTTTATCAGGCATGGCATTTTTGAAGCCAGTTGCCCAATCAACCGACACATTAATTGTGATAACTGAGGTGAATATCACCGAAAACCGTTTGAGCAATTTCAATGCTGGCAGCACTGTTTATCAGCCTAATCAACAACTTTTAATGCAAAAATCAACACTGGGCATGGATGAAGTTTTACAATTCCTTTCTCCCATGAACATTGATGCTTACGGAACAGGATCATCCAGTATTAATGCCCGGGGTGCAGGAAGCAACCGAACCCCTATCCTATGGAATGGTTTTAACTTACAAAGCATCGCCAATGGCGGCACCGACATATCAACCCTTCCCCTACTGTTTTCCGATGATATTAAAATGGAGATGGGTGGAAACTCTGCCCTTTTTGGAAGTGGAGCCGTTGGCGGTGTTATTTATCTTAATAACAAAGCCCGTTACAATGAAGCTAAAAAATCGTTTATGACCATCAATGCCGGTAGTTTTGGACGATTCAACGGAGCTTCAGGTATTCAGTACGGCAACAAAAATTACAGCGGTGTTTTACGAACTTATTATCAGCAGGCAGATAACGACTTTCCGTTTACGGGTGATTACACTTCTTCAGGTGTTACAACTACTGTAGATAAAGACCTGCCTAATGCCAATATGCATCAGTTTGGGGTGATGTCGAACAATCATTTCCGATTTAGGAACGGACAAAACATCAGCGTACATTTATGGTACCAGGATGTGGATAAACAAATAGCTCCAACAGTACGCGACATGGGCAGAGGCAGAACCTCTGATGCAGAACAACGCGACCAGGCCATACGTGGAGCAGCAGAATGGAAAGCTCCCATCAAAAATGGAGTTGTTACCATTAGAACAGGTTTATTCTCTACCGAAACCAATTATCAGAAACCATCTACTTCTGATACCACCAAAACAACAGGACTTTCTTCTATCAACGAGGCGGAGTTGGATCTTAACTTCACCCCCTGGTTAAAGTGGAATTTAGGACTAAATTACACCTACGAAAAAGCTGAGTCGAGTTCTTACGAAGACGAAAAAGGACGTAATCGTTTTGCCACATTTACTTCGTTTGGTATTAAGAACAAAAAAAGCGGAACCTTTGTGACTTTAAACGGACGTGGCGAAAAAGCAGGTGACAGCGATTTCACCATCACCGGTAATATTGGTCTGACACAAAAAATAGTGGGTGGATTATCAGCCAAAGCAAAAGCCGGATCGAGCTATCGTATCCCAACCTTCAACGATTTGTATTGGTCGGGGGGAACTCAGGTTGGCAACCCAAATCTGGAAACCGAAACCGGATTTAACTTTGAGGCCGGTTTACATTATGAGCAAACTGTTGCTTCAACCGAATTTCAAGTGCAGGCTACCTGGTTTAAAAACAGCCTTGAAAAATGGATTAGCTGGGGACAACTTGAAGATGGTACCTGGACGGTTTTTAATCAGGATAAAGCCGAGATTCAGGGACTGGAAATACATGCCGGTATAAACACCAAAATCAACAAAGCCAGCATTGGTTGTAACATTAATTATACCAACCAGGATGCTGTTGATCCTGACACGGAAAATCTGCTGCCTTATGTTCCAAAATCAAAAACAGCTGCTGCCGTATTTGGAGAATATAGAGGTTTGCGCTTAATTTACGCTCACAGTTTTGTCGACGAACGATATACATCAGCCAGCAATTCTACTTTAATGCCAAAGTATAACATTGGTAATCTGTCATTCGAAAAACGATTCGATGGACAGGTAGAAACTGCACTGACCTTTAAAATCAATAATATCTGGGATACAAATTATCAGACCCGACAATACTACCCAATGCCAGGCAGGTATTTTTTACTTGGCATTCAATTGAGTTTAAACTAA
- a CDS encoding 3-oxoacyl-ACP synthase — protein MMTNDIKVGIVGTGVYIPKHSISAREISEQTGGVWSEDAIINKLGICCKPVPGPEDGTQEMGVKAALDALKNTGVDPADIDLLMCMGEEYKEYPLTTSAIYIQEAIGAKNAWGIDVQQRCGTTISAMKMAKDMLIADEEINIILIVGGYRNGDFIDYRDPAVSFMYNLGAGAGAIILKKNYHANELLGTHIMTDGSLSRDVGVEYGGTVNPITLENCEKASKSLRVFNEKHMKDRLNEVSMSNWMFCIDRAFEKSGLKRSDINFLATLHFKKSMHDFLLDELGLAHNQTIYLSDYGHIGQVDQILSLHLANEQGKLSDGSIVAMIAAGIGYAWNANVIRWGNIKSR, from the coding sequence ATGATGACTAATGATATTAAAGTCGGAATTGTTGGTACTGGAGTATACATTCCGAAACATTCAATAAGCGCCCGCGAAATCTCTGAACAAACAGGTGGAGTTTGGAGTGAAGATGCCATTATAAATAAGTTGGGTATTTGTTGTAAACCTGTTCCGGGGCCGGAAGACGGTACCCAGGAGATGGGGGTAAAAGCAGCTTTGGATGCACTTAAAAATACGGGAGTAGATCCGGCTGATATTGATTTGTTAATGTGCATGGGCGAAGAATATAAGGAATACCCATTAACCACTTCAGCTATTTATATTCAAGAGGCAATTGGAGCAAAAAATGCCTGGGGTATTGATGTACAACAGCGATGCGGAACAACCATCTCAGCCATGAAAATGGCAAAAGATATGTTGATTGCTGATGAAGAAATTAATATAATATTGATCGTTGGTGGGTATCGGAATGGCGATTTTATCGACTATCGCGACCCTGCTGTTTCGTTCATGTATAACTTGGGGGCTGGTGCCGGAGCCATAATTCTTAAAAAGAATTATCATGCTAACGAGTTGTTGGGAACTCATATAATGACAGATGGTTCATTGTCTCGCGATGTGGGAGTTGAGTACGGAGGTACAGTTAATCCAATTACTTTGGAAAATTGTGAAAAGGCTTCAAAATCGCTCAGAGTATTTAATGAAAAACATATGAAAGATCGGCTAAATGAAGTGTCGATGAGTAACTGGATGTTTTGTATTGACAGAGCATTTGAGAAATCGGGCTTAAAGCGATCGGATATTAACTTCTTGGCTACGTTACACTTTAAAAAATCGATGCATGACTTTTTACTGGATGAATTAGGTCTGGCGCACAACCAAACAATTTATCTTTCTGATTATGGTCATATTGGGCAAGTGGATCAGATTCTTTCACTTCATCTGGCTAACGAACAGGGAAAATTGAGTGATGGAAGCATTGTAGCGATGATTGCAGCCGGAATTGGTTATGCCTGGAATGCCAATGTTATTCGTTGGGGAAATATTAAAAGTCGATAG
- a CDS encoding DUF1801 domain-containing protein, producing the protein MTKPKTVEEYLKAAPDYAQEKLNEIRSILKSVAPNATEELKWGHPVFFEKRILFSYSAFKNHITFMPTGPSLEPFKNELSLFKTGKDTIQFPYDKSLPKDLILRIAQYRYNDVIQNDAKWMY; encoded by the coding sequence ATGACAAAGCCTAAAACAGTTGAAGAGTATTTAAAAGCCGCACCTGATTATGCACAGGAAAAGCTAAATGAGATTCGATCTATTTTAAAATCTGTTGCACCCAATGCAACTGAAGAATTGAAATGGGGCCACCCCGTCTTTTTTGAAAAGAGAATTTTATTCTCCTATTCCGCTTTTAAAAACCATATAACCTTTATGCCAACCGGTCCGTCACTGGAACCTTTTAAAAATGAATTATCCTTATTTAAAACCGGTAAAGACACAATTCAGTTTCCATATGACAAATCCTTACCAAAGGATTTGATTTTAAGAATTGCCCAATACAGGTATAATGATGTAATACAAAATGATGCAAAATGGATGTATTAA
- a CDS encoding DUF4145 domain-containing protein gives MPNLEPSLKLKRCPHCSVDNPNLIAAVQEFTTKADNGSNQRNWIAYRCVRCGGVVTASCNPNNRLVQSIYPEPASVNEVLPTKVKNYLQQAIDSVFAPAGSVMLCASAVDAMLKEKGLTDGSLYNRINKSTEIGLLTNEMSIWAHQVRLDANDQRHSDAEASLPTVDDARQSIEFTQTLAEFLFVLPSKVTRGIEATKH, from the coding sequence ATGCCAAATTTAGAACCCTCTCTAAAACTAAAACGATGTCCACATTGTTCAGTCGATAATCCGAACCTAATCGCAGCTGTTCAGGAATTTACTACCAAGGCAGACAATGGTAGTAATCAACGAAATTGGATAGCATATCGGTGTGTACGTTGTGGTGGAGTTGTTACTGCAAGTTGCAACCCAAACAATCGATTAGTTCAAAGTATTTATCCAGAACCGGCATCGGTAAATGAAGTACTACCAACTAAAGTGAAAAATTATCTACAGCAAGCTATCGATAGCGTATTTGCTCCTGCTGGTTCAGTAATGCTATGTGCCAGTGCAGTTGATGCAATGTTGAAAGAAAAAGGACTTACAGATGGAAGTTTGTATAATAGGATTAACAAGTCAACAGAAATTGGATTACTAACAAACGAAATGTCGATATGGGCACACCAGGTTCGTTTAGATGCAAATGACCAAAGACATTCTGATGCAGAGGCTTCATTGCCAACAGTTGACGATGCTAGACAATCAATTGAATTTACTCAAACATTAGCCGAATTTTTGTTTGTTTTGCCTTCAAAGGTTACTCGTGGAATTGAGGCAACGAAACATTGA
- a CDS encoding alpha/beta hydrolase, with amino-acid sequence MKNILLMIITGMVLTSCNPYKHIPNMKSMSEDLQYNYPVKYVKLPDDLNIAYVDEGQGEKTLIFIHGLGSYLPAWRHEIELLSDKYRCIAIDLPGYGKSDKPPHSGMMSYYARTLHAFIKELNIDNYILVGHSMGGQISMTYSLMFPDQANGLVLVAPAGFEKFTDGQRAWFEDVMTPKLVRLTTADAIESNLAFNFYNLPDDARFMTEDRLAMRTADDFPNYCLAVSRSVKGMVTEPIRDKLKDINLPTLIIFGENDNLIPNRYLNPGTTLKIAEYGHQQIKGSKLIMVPKAGHFVGFEKADVVSTAIKDFVQ; translated from the coding sequence ATGAAAAATATTTTATTAATGATCATCACGGGTATGGTATTAACTTCTTGTAATCCCTATAAGCATATTCCCAATATGAAATCCATGTCTGAAGATCTTCAATATAATTATCCGGTAAAGTATGTAAAGCTACCTGATGATTTAAACATTGCCTATGTGGATGAAGGGCAAGGGGAAAAGACCTTGATATTTATTCATGGACTAGGTAGTTATTTACCCGCCTGGCGCCACGAAATAGAACTGTTATCCGATAAATATCGTTGCATTGCAATTGATTTACCCGGTTATGGAAAGTCTGATAAACCTCCGCATTCGGGTATGATGTCATATTATGCACGAACACTCCATGCTTTTATTAAAGAATTGAATATTGATAACTACATTCTGGTTGGCCATTCAATGGGTGGGCAAATAAGCATGACTTACAGTTTGATGTTTCCTGATCAGGCAAATGGATTGGTATTAGTGGCTCCTGCCGGATTTGAAAAATTTACCGATGGACAACGTGCCTGGTTTGAAGACGTGATGACACCAAAACTGGTTCGTTTGACAACAGCCGATGCCATTGAGAGTAATTTGGCATTTAACTTCTATAATCTGCCTGATGATGCTCGTTTTATGACAGAGGATCGATTGGCAATGCGTACTGCAGATGATTTTCCGAATTATTGTCTGGCTGTCAGTCGCTCGGTTAAAGGAATGGTTACCGAACCCATAAGAGATAAACTAAAGGATATTAACTTACCAACGCTTATCATATTCGGTGAGAATGATAACCTCATTCCAAACCGTTACCTGAATCCGGGTACTACACTTAAAATTGCAGAGTATGGACACCAGCAGATTAAAGGCAGTAAACTGATTATGGTGCCCAAAGCCGGTCATTTTGTAGGTTTTGAAAAAGCTGATGTTGTATCAACTGCTATTAAAGACTTCGTTCAGTAA
- a CDS encoding class I SAM-dependent methyltransferase, which yields MHFDNQALEWDKDPQKVERAEIFAKEINDFIHPDNKMSAMEFGCGTGLLSFKLKDNFKSIILVDNSEGMINVLKEKIDKGNIKNFTPLKIDLFNHEIPIPKVDVIYTLMTLHHMTDIHKTLKVFNSTLASNGYLCVADLVKEDGSFHSHLNDFDGHNGFDKDELSEKLEESGFNVVYYKECYAIEKKMGDKTKKYPLFLMICKKTDIK from the coding sequence ATGCATTTTGATAATCAGGCATTGGAATGGGATAAGGATCCGCAAAAGGTAGAGAGAGCTGAAATTTTCGCCAAAGAAATAAATGATTTTATTCATCCTGATAATAAGATGAGTGCGATGGAATTTGGTTGTGGAACAGGATTATTAAGTTTCAAACTCAAAGACAACTTTAAATCGATCATTCTCGTTGACAATTCAGAAGGGATGATAAATGTCTTAAAGGAAAAGATTGATAAAGGGAATATTAAAAACTTCACTCCTCTTAAAATTGATTTGTTCAACCATGAAATCCCTATTCCTAAAGTTGATGTAATCTATACATTAATGACGCTTCATCATATGACCGATATTCACAAGACGTTAAAAGTATTCAATTCCACATTAGCATCTAACGGATATTTATGTGTAGCCGATTTGGTAAAAGAGGATGGATCTTTTCACTCACACCTCAATGATTTTGATGGTCACAATGGATTTGATAAAGATGAATTAAGTGAAAAATTAGAAGAGTCAGGTTTCAATGTTGTTTATTATAAAGAGTGCTATGCAATTGAAAAAAAGATGGGTGACAAAACAAAGAAATACCCATTATTTTTAATGATTTGTAAAAAAACAGATATAAAATAA